ggcaaagNNNNNNNNNNNNNNNNNNNNNNNNNNNNNNNNNNNNNNNNNNNNNNNNNNNNNNNNNNNNNNNNNNNNNNNNNNNNNNNNNNNNNNNNNNNNNNNNNNNNNNNNNNNNNNNNNNNNNNNNNNNNNNNNNNNNNNNNNNNNNNNNNNNNNNNNNNNNNNNNNNNNNNNNNNNNNNNNNNNNNNNNNNNNNNNNNNNNNNNNNNNNNNNNNNNNNNNNNNNNNNNNNNNNNNNNNNNNNNNNNNNNNNNNNNNNNNNNNNNNNNNNNNNNNNNNNNNNNNNNNNNNNNNNNNNNNNNNNNNNNNNNNNNNNNNNNNNNNNNNNNNNNNNNNNNNNNNNNNNNNNNNNNNNNNNNNNNNNNNNNNNNNNNNNNNNNNNNNNNNNNNNNNNNNNNNNNNNNNNNNNNNNNNNNNNNNNNNNNNNNNNNNNNNNNNNNNNNNNNNNNNNNNNNNNNNNNNNNNNNNNNNNNNNNNNNNNNNNNNNNNNNNNNNNNNNNNNNNNNNNNNNNNNNNNNNNNNNNNNNNNNNNNNNNNNNNNNNNNNNNNNNNNNNNNNNNNNNNNNNNNNNNNNNNNNNNNNNNNNNNNNNNNNNNNNNNNNNNNNNNNNNNNNNNNNNNNNNNNNNNNNNNNNNNNNNNNNNNNNNNNNNNNNNNNNNNNNNNNNNNNNNNNNNNNNNNNNNNNNNNNNNNNNNNNNNNNNNNNNNNNNNNNNNNNNNNNNNNNNNNNNNNNNNNNNNNNNNNNNNNNNNNNNNNNNNNNNNNNNNNNNNNNNNNNNNNNNNNNNNNNNNNNNNNNNNNNNNNNNNNNNNNNNNNNNNNNNNNNNNNNNNNNNNNNNNNNNNNNNNNNNNNNNNNNNNNNNNNNNNNNNNNNNNNNNNNNNNNNNNNNNNNNNNNNNNNNNNNNNNNNNNNNNNNNNNNNNNNNNNNNNNNNNNNNNNNNNNNNNNNNNNNNNNNNNNNNNNNNNNNNNNNNNNNNNNNNNNNNNNNNNNNNNNNNNNNNNNNNNNNNNNNNNNNNNNNNNNNNNNNNNNNNNNNNNNNNNNNNNNNNNNNNNNNNNNNNNNNNNNNNNNNNNNNNNNNNNNNNNNNNNNNNNNNNNNNNNNNNNNNNNNNNNNNNNNNNNNNNNNNNNNNNNNNNNNNNNNNNNNNNNNNNNNNNNNNNNNNNNNNNNNNNNNNNNNNNNNNNNNNNNNNNNNNNNNNNNNNNNNNNNNNNNNNNNNNNNNNNNNNNNNNNNNNNNNNNNNNNNNNNNNNNNNNNNNNNNNNNNNNNNNNNNNNNNNNNNNNNNNNNNNNNNNNNNNNNNNNNNNNNNNNNNNNNNNNNNNNNNNNNNNNNNNNNNNNNNNNNNNNNNNNNNNNNNNNNNNNNNNNNNNNNNNNNNNNNNNNNNNNNNNNNNNNNNNNNNNNNNNNNNNNNNNNNNNNNNNNNNNNNNNNNNNNNNNNNNNNNNNNNNNNNNNNNNNNNNNNNNNNNNNNNNNNNNNNNNNNNNNNNNNNNNNNNNNNNNNNNNNNNNNNNNNNNNNNNNNNNNNNNNNNNNNNNNNNNNNNNNNNNNNNNNNNNNNNNNNNNNNNNNNNNNNNNNNNNNNNNNNNNNNNNNNNNNNNNNNNNNNNNNNNNNNNNNNNNNNNNNNNNNNNNNNNNNNNNNNNNNNNNNNNNNNNNNNNNNNNNNNNNNNNNNNNNNNNNNNNNNNNNNNNNNNNNNNNNNNNNNNNNNNNNNNNNNNNNNNNNNNNNNNNNNNNNNNNNNNNNNNNNNNNNNNNNNNNNNNNNNNNNNNNNNNNNNNNNNNNNNNNNNNNNNNNNNNNNNNNNNNNNNNNNNNNNNNNNNNNNNNNNNNNNNNNNNNNNNNNNNNNNNNNNNNNNNNNNNNNNNNNNNNNNNNNNNNNNNNNNNNNNNNNNNNNNNNNNNNNNNNNNNNNNNNNNNNNNNNNNNNNNNNNNNNNNNNNNNNNNNNNNNNNNNNNNNNNNNNNNNNNNNNNNNNNNNNNNNNNNNNNNNNNNNNNNNNNNNNNNNNNNNNNNNNNNNNNNNNNNNNNNNNNNNNNNNNNNNNNNNNNNNNNNNNNNNNNNNNNNNNNNNNNNNNNNNNNNNNNNNNNNNNNNNNNNNNNNNNNNNNNNNNNNNNNNNNNNNNNNNNNNNNNNNNNNNNNNNNNNNNNNNNNNNNNNNNNNNNNNNNNNNNNNNNNNNNNNNNNNNNNNNNNNNNNNNNNNNNNNNNNNNNNNNNNNNNNNNNNNNNNNNNNNNNNNNNNNNNNNNNNNNNNNNNNNNNNNNNNNNNNNNNNNNNNNNNNNNNNNNNNNNNNNNNNNNNNNNNNNNNNNNNNNNNNNNNNNNNNNNNNNNNNNNNNNNNNNNNNNNNNNNNNNNNNNNNNNNNNNNNNNNNNNNNNNNNNNNNNNNNNNNNNNNNNNNNNNNNNNNNNNNNNNNNNNNNNNNNNNNNNNNNNNNNNNNNNNNNNNNNNNNNNNNNNNNNNNNNNNNNNNNNNNNNNNNNNNNNNNNNNNNNNNNNNNNNNNNNNNNNNNNNNNNNNNNNNNNNNNNNNNNNNNNNNNNNNNNNNNNNNNNNNNNNNNNNNNNNNNNNNNNNNNNNNNNNNNNNNNNNNNNNNNNNNNNNNNNNNNNNNNNNNNNNNNNNNNNNNNNNNNNNNNNNNNNNNNNNNNNNNNNNNNNNNNNNNNNNNNNNNNNNNNNNNNNNNNNNNNNNNNNNNNNNNNNNNNNNNNNNNNNNNNNNNNNNNNNNNNNNNNNNNNNNNNNNNNNNNNNNNNNNNNNNNNNNNNNNNNNNNNNNNNNNNNNNNNNNNNNNNNNNNNNNNNNNNNNNNNNNNNNNNNNNNNNNNNNNNNNNNNNNNNNNNNNNNNNNNNNNNNNNNNNNNNNNNNNNNNNNNNNNNNNNNNNNNNNNNNNNNNNNNNNNNNNNNNNNNNNNNNNNNNNNNNNNNNNNNNNNNNNNNNNNNNNNNNNNNNNNNNNNNNNNNNNNNNNNNNNNNNNNNNNNNNNNNNNNNNNNNNNNNNNNNNNNNNNNNNNNNNNNNNNNNNNNNNNNNNNNNNNNNNNNNNNNNNNNNNNNNNNNNNNNNNNNNNNNNNNNNNNNNNNNNNNNNNNNNNNNNNNNNNNNNNNNNNNNNNNNNNNNNNNNNNNNNNNNNNNNNNNNNNNNNNNNNNNNNNNNNNNNNNNNNNNNNNNNNNNNNNNNNNNNNNNNNNNNNNNNNNNNNNNNNNNNNNNNNNNNNNNNNNNNNNNNNNNNNNNNNNNNNNNNNNNNNNNNNNNNNNNNNNNNNNNNNNNNNNNNNNNNNNNNNNNNNNNNNNNNNNNNNNNNNNNNNNNNNNNNNNNNNNNNNNNNNNNNNNNNNNNNNNNNNNNNNNNNNNNNNNNNNNNNNNNNNNNNNNNNNNNNNNNNNNNNNNNNNNNNNNNNNNNNNNNNNNNNNNNNNNNNNNNNNNNNNNNNNNNNNNNNNNNNNNNNNNNNNNNNNNNNNNNNNNNNNNNNNNNNNNNNNNNNNNNNNNNNNNNNNNNNNNNNNNNNNNNNNNNNNNNNNNNNNNNNNNNNNNNNNNNNNNNNNNNNNNNNNNNNNNNNNNNNNNNNNNNNNNNNNNNNNNNNNNNNNNNNNNNNNNNNNNNNNNNNNNNNNNNNNNNNNNNNNNNNNNNNNNNNNNNNNNNNNNNNNNNNNNNNNNNNNNNNNNNNNNNNNNNNNNNNNNNNNNNNNNNNNNNNNNNNNNNNNNNNNNNNNNNNNNNNNNNNNNNNNNNNNNNNNNNNNNNNNNNNNNNNNNNNNNNNNNNNNNNNNNNNNNNNNNNNNNNNNNNNNNNNNNNNNNNNNNNNNNNNNNNNNNNNNNNNNNNNNNNNNNNNNNNNNNNNNNNNNNNNNNNNNNNNNNNNNNNNNNNNNNNNNNNNNNNNNNNNNNNNNNNNNNNNNNNNNNNNNNNNNNNNNNNNNNNNNNNNNNNNNNNNNNNNNNNNNNNNNNNNNNNNNNNNNNNNNNNNNNNNNNNNNNNNNNNNNNNNNNNNNNNNNNNNNNNNNNNNNNNNNNNNNNNNNNNNNNNNNNNNNNNNNNNNNNNNNNNNNNNNNNNNNNNNNNNNNNNNNNNNNNNNNNNNNNNNNNNNNNNNNNNNNNNNNNNNNNNNNNNNNNNNNNNNNNNNNNNNNNNNNNNNNNNNNNNNNNNNNNNNNNNNNNNNNNNNNNNNNNNNNNNNNNNNNNNNNNNNNNNNNNNNNNNNNNNNNNNNNNNNNNNNNNNNNNNNNNNNNNNNNNNNNNNNNNNNNNNNNNNNNNNNNNNNNNNNNNNNNNNNNNNNNNNNNNNNNNNNNNNNNNNNNNNNNNNNNNNNNNNNNNNNNNNNNNNNNNNNNNNNNNNNNNNNNNNNNNNNNNNNNNNNNNNNNNNNNNNNNNNNNNNNNNNNNNNNNNNNNNNNNNNNNNNNNNNNNNNNNNNNNNNNNNNNNNNNNNNNNNNNNNNNNNNNNNNNNNNNNNNNNNNNNNNNNNNNNNNNNNNNNNNNNNNNNNNNNNNNNNNNNNNNNNNNNNNNNNNNNNNNNNNNNNNNNNNNNNNNNNNNNNNNNNNNNNNNNNNNNNNNNNNNNNNNNNNNNNNNNNNNNNNNNNNNNNNNNNNNNNNNNNNNNNNNNNNNNNNNNNNNNNNNNNNNNNNNNNNNNNNNNNNNNNNNNNNNNNNNNNNNNNNNNNNNNNNNNNNNNNNNNNNNNNNNNNNNNNNNNNNNNNNNNNNNNNNNNNNNNNNNNNNNNNNNNNNNNNNNNNNNNNNNNNNNNNNNNNNNNNNNNNNNNNNNNNNNNNNNNNNNNNNNNNNNNNNNNNNNNNNNNNNNNNNNNNNNNNNNNNNNNNNNNNNNNNNNNNNNNNNNNNNNNNNNNNNNNNNNNNNNNNNNNNNNNNNNNNNNNNNNNNNNNNNNNNNNNNNNNNNNNNNNNNNNNNNNNNNNNNNNNNNNNNNNNNNNNNNNNNNNNNNNNNNNNNNNNNNNNNNNNNNNNNNNNNNNNNNNNNNNNNNNNNNNNNNNNNNNNNNNNNNNNNNNNNNNNNNNNNNNNNNNNNNNNNNNNNNNNNNNNNNNNNNNNNNNNNNNNNNNNNNNNNNNNNNNNNNNNNNNNNNNNNNNNNNNNNNNNNNNNNNNNNNNNNNNNNNNNNNNNNNNNNNNGCAGGTACAGGATaaaagaggaggtcggttagagtaaagcttgtttgtgtaatagatagaatgtggacatgacaaatcgtagtacgatgtaatgtaaaagtacagtatagttatgtaatgatgtttatggatgttagaagtgtgcttgaccatagatggttgttatcccttttattacatgatcttagagattttatgatgtttatgtaaaccaactcaacatatgttaagtcacccatttgggggcactgatgagatcccacagagggatcaatgtttatgatttatattttatgcagtgcatgcacaggttgagtatggttgatgtatatggaaagaaaagttttaatttttatgtatgttgttgatcatgtatgggattatacaggtttacaggttagatgtcaggcttgctacgggtcccggcggccttaagccgatctggatcctagcaccggtagcggtccaattttcgggtcgttccAACAAGACATCTCATTTCAGGCCAAAAGGCAGCCGCCAGACCATAATTCGGGCATTGGATCGTGAAAAcaaacaaattcataaaagacCACAAGGCCATCCGGGCATGGGTCTCGCATaataaggcatctcatgccaggccatATTCCGAGTGTTGGACCTTGAAaacaaataaattcataaaaggcaCGAGACCATCCGGATATGGGTCCCGcataacaaggcatctcatgtCAAACCATAAGACAATCACCAGACCATAATCCGAGTATTGGATCATGGAAACAAATAAATTCATaggaggccacaaggccatccagGCATGGGTGCCACATAATAAGCCATCTCATGCCAGGCTAAGGCAGTCGCCAGGCCATAATCTGTGTGTTAgactgtgaaaataaaaataaacaaacaaaagTTATAAGGAAAATTAACTGGACATCCAGgagttggtcccactaaacaaggccataagcCTGGATTCGTTAGGCTGGATCCATCAAGCTAGAAGACAGGATGTTAGTCTCACTAAGCAAGGCCATGAGTTGGGAACCTGTTAGACTAGAAGGCTGGGTGTTAACCAGCTAAACAAGACCAAAAATCGAGAATTCGTTAGGCCAGGATGTTAATCCCACTAAAACAAGGCCATAAGTCGGAAATCCGTCAGGTCAGAAGGTCGGCCGTTAACTCCATTTCACAATATAtttctaaaacatttcatgataCCACAAGGTGAGTATATGCCAGGTCAACCaatcgggtgttagtctcatttcatgagaagtttctaaggcatttaatgTTAGGCCGCACAGTGAGTATATGTCAGACTGACCGACCGAGGGTTAATCCtgtttcacaaaaagtttctaagaaaTTTAATGGCAGGCCACAAGACGGGTATATGCCAGACTGACCAATTAGGTGTTAGACTCATTTCacgagaagtttctaaggcatttgatgccaagcTGCAAGGCGAGTATACACTAGGTCGATCAACCGGTTGTTAGTCCCATTTTATGAGAAGTTTCTAAGAAATTTAATGACAGGCCAATCAACCGAGTGTTAATCCCATTTCACGAGAAGtttttaaggcatttgatgcctaGGCCATAAGGCGAGTATGAGCTAGGCCACATGACCGAGAGCATTGGTCCCATCTcataaaaagataattataaaCATGTGTTGCTGCTCTTATAATCACTCCCGGAAATCTAAAACTTTTTGCGAAGGAGGAATGTCCATTGTAGTCGAGCGAGACTTTTTGACGATCGATGAAGGTAGGACGAACTGTCAAGTGAGCAAATGAAGTTTGCAAGAAGCTCATCAGGGCTTGAAAAATGTCTAAAAGCCCGTTAGGGCTAGAAAAATGTCTGGAAGCTCAAGTGAAGTCCACTAGGAGGAAAATGACTAAAAGCTTGTCAAGGCTAGTCGAGGAAAGAAAATGCTCGGAGTATGCCAGGGCTGAGAAATGTCTAGAAGCCCAATAAGGCCAAGGAACTCacaaggtgtaatacccggctagactccggtatcggaattcctaccgtccggtggaatcttggatgtcggagacctctaaaagggtaaaaccatgttttcataaaatgttttaatgtgttttatgattttaagcaagatggaaatgagtttttgcatgaaaataaccttggaggaaaactcaggttcggccgccgaacatgcaggcatttcgagtgtgccttaggcccccgaaggcataagtgagggaagtccaggttcggccgccgaacctcaagttcggccgctgaacatggcatgcatgcggaggcacgttcggcccccgaatgtggcctggccagccactataaaagggtcccttagctgaaatgggcgagcttttctccccattttcggccaaggtgagctctccgccgttcctcaccaatctttgagttcttccttcaaatatttcacgattttcacaagttttcatcttgttttgaagattttcaagttttgagcaagttttgagcttagagacccaaggaagttgaaaatctcccatctccaagattaggtcgtctctctctcgatcttcaagaggtaagagccgatcttaagctcattgcatgttttaagtaagttttatgtagaTCCATGGGggagaatgcatgtttagcttatggttaggtttatgagtttatgttgtgtttttgaacaatgtgaatgtttgatgtgttgtagatggggttttagatagtttgaagcccctaggagcttgtatgcttgtgtatgtgtgttgtagaataggtttatgcatgtttggatggaatgggaggcgtatatgcatagaagagctgagtttctgccactaagggagaaaccaggttcggcagccgaaggaactttcggccgccgaacatgcttgtggaagcagccttcggctgccgaagcttgcccccgaaaggagactttcgtctctgtctaggagtttcggccgccgaaagtgccgccgaacatgcatgagtttctcctctgtctgggagtttcggccgccgaacctgcctgactttcggctctggagggacttttggccgccgaacctgcagccgaaagtgccctgtccagccctcttttgtatgtttttctatggttgtttcatggtgttctagggggtttttgggggatgtttttagagttatgttctagttgtttggtccctcatttgagtccacctgtgtaggttcggacccgaggaaccgaggaccccagcagtgagttcagctgcttctgagtcagtagagcttcagccagaggtgagtggaataacccttatgcttttaaataaataaatcagttttagcatgattcacgcatcatgaatgccatgagatataatagggtgtttgcattagactcacgaatatgttgcattgcataatatgttgatgatgtggatgaatgttgaatgatcctttagtccccatatgttatgatgatgatgatacggtacggaagaccagtgaggtccattctacgcccctggcacagttggaccatgttatgttatgttatgtaagagaaagaccagcgaggcccattctacgcccctggcacagttggaccatgttatgttatgttatgtaagagaaagaccagcgaggcccattctacgcccctggcacagttggaccatgtaagggactattggtgacaaattcatccttgatgtgattagttgtgatgtgatacatttcatgttatcatatgttttaaatgttttattattctgctcactgggctcttgtagctcacccctctcccttaacccccaggcttgcaggtacagggtagaccaggaggtcagcaagagtaatgaagtcttgtgtatgtaatagctagaatgtggaaatgacaaattgtataatgatgtagagttgtgaatagttatgtaatgtaatggcattaaggattagagattgtgcttgaccctatgtgtatggtatcccttttaatacatgatctatgatgtttatgtaaaccaacttaacacatgttatgccacccattgggggcattgatgagatcccaaagaggggtcaatgtgtaTAGTTATGATTatattcagtgcatgcacaggttgagtttggtgtatgaatgaaagaaaagttttaatttttatgtatgttgttgatcatgtaagggattaaacaggttcacaagatgcatgttaggctgactacgggtcccggcgaccttaagccgacctggatcctagcgccagtagcggtccgattttcgggtcgttacacaagggTTAGAAAAATATCCAAAAGCTTTTCAGGGTTGAAAAATACCTTGATGATCCCCAGGGTTGGTTGGTGCTAGAGAGAGTCCGGAAACTCGTCAAGACATTAGTGTATCACTTTGATCAATTTTTGCCAGACAAAGATCTTGAATCTAACTGGTCGGCATGGcaagtaagaagaaagcaaagaCATCGGGTGCTTAGTTCGGATAGAAGCTGACTTGGTTCGATGGACTAAACTAAGATCACACGCTCAATATGTTTTACACTCTAGGACCGTAACACATTTCACGACCAGACCCCCAGGGGAAGGCAAAGCGATGCAAGTATGAAAGGCTAACCTAAACAAGCCACGTGCCCCCAAATTATGAAGACAACTGTCACCTTGAAATCTTAAAAATTGAATACCAACGGGAGACCTCTAATATTACACAATAATCACTCAAAGCAGGCAGtgagctgtcaccataagatAGGGTCTCGTGGCCAGAATTTGATTAACCAACACATGGTCCTAACTGTAGAAAGGAAGACCCAGATGATCATGATGCCTGGAATCAAGAGCAAAGAAGATCCTAGTGCTTTAGGTCGGCCTTAGAACAGGTCAATTTTAGGTCGGACAGACTCGCCCTCTCAATTTCAGGGCGAGACTCCATAAGAAAATTACTGTTAATAGCTGTAATCCAACAGATTCTCTTTACGCCTGCAATCATGAGATTTTCGACCAATTATCCTATGAAAATCTCTTATTAACGAGTCGACTACATCTTTAGCGGTTTATCACGAAATTCTATATTTATTCTCACTTCTTACAGTATAAGTGGAGAACGATCACAGAGATAAAGGTACGTTATTCTCTCGCACAACTATTTTTGAgttctaaatattatactcatctTTCTTCATCTTATTGATTTGAGCAGCGGAGTGGCTGCCATGGATATCAACtacctcacgttctcttttttattaaattgaccAATTATAACACAACTTTATTTTGACCATATTATTAATTTGGTTTCAGGCTACATCACATATTAGCgttatttattcaattaaaagataaatgatgctccattttatttataaatattgggTACATGATTTAAGCTTAtcaatacttaaaattttaaactattacttttaaaatttataagttagTTTGATCAAGATActatattttaatgtaatgaaagatagataaaatttcatttttaaatttagaatattataaaattccAGTTTGTGTTTTCATATGAGAAATTTTTTTGTCATATTATATGAATCAATAATAGTaactttaataataattaataaatgtcAAGTATACAGTTGTCCTTCTCTCTAAATGTGCTTCCAACTTTCATGGCACATGATGGATACACAATTCATGGAAAATCATTATGCTCTCTCCACAAACTTTGTAATATCAAAGaagagaacaaaaaaaaaaagcaaaattttgattttgaccATTGCTTTAATTTCTCTTTAACCATGTAAATGTCCCACTTCAAAATCCTTGTGATTGAAGAGTATTTTTGTCTACACAATCCACTTCTTCAACATGGTTGTGTCCCCTTGTCCCTTGTACTACTTTCATTTTCCACATAGACATTAATTCAGttcttcaattaaattaattacatataaaattactaaaatacccttagatagaaatttaaataatggtattgaattttctttgtttttataCTCTGGCAAACTGAATGCTAAGAATAACTgatttgtaaataaattaaggaattaaaatttttttatttatattatatataatcacTATCGCAAAAAGCAACAATAATGATATATGCCAAaaacattcataaaaaataatattggattaataattaatttaaaattctggtaccaatatttttatattttaacttgaTTCTGATGTCAAAAAAGCTATTGATATACTGTCCTCTCGACATATGATTATGAGTCTGAATTTAATCTTATTATTAATAACTTTCAGTCTTTGCTTTCACAAGAGTTTAGTTTGAATTTATTCTGAATCCAGTTTCTCATCATTTCAATAAGATAGTTCCAGTAAGAGCCTTTGCGCTCTCTTTATCCCTTTCTTGATAATGATATTCTTCAACTTTTTTTCCCTTAACGCTTTAAATTTTAGGTTGGGTATGATTAGAAGTCAAATGATTCGGATTAATATGAACTTAATTCGGTTAAATTTTTGCTGGATAGGTTATTATTCataagatttgatttgattaaaagaATAACTAACTTGTTTGGAAATTACAATTAcgcaaataaaaaatcaattcaattatttttttaatttttatgttggaAAGGAAACTAATTTACATCGCAGGAAAATGCAAGCTGATATTATGTGCCCCATCTGTCAACAGGAACTGGAGACAGTGGAGCATGCACTCTTTTGGTGTGACCATGCTAGAGCATCTTGGTTTGCAAGCCCTTGTGCCTATAAACCCCAAGTTGGAGTTATACCATCTATATCTAGTTGGTGGACAGATATTATTGAGGAGTACAGGCAGCAAAGAATATATGAAGAGGGGCTGATTGTGATAGTTTATACAGCTTGGTACATTTAGAAATCAAGGAATAGATTCATTTTTTATAAGATCATGTCAGATCCTGTTCAAACAGTGGAGAAAATGAAACAAGCTTGTTGTGAGGCGACTGGGGTTAGAGACTCAAAGATTTCAGATCGATCAGCCCTTAGCAATGGTCGACAAGCATCAAATGATAGATGGATGACTCCTCTTCTAGGATGGGTTAAAATTAATTGTGATGCAGCTTGGAAAGAGCCTCAAAACTACCTCAAAACCTTTGCTCAGTTGCTGTACTAGTGCGTGATGACAAGGGCCAAATAGTTGATGGGATGACTAAAACCAGACGCAGCATTAATACTCTGATGCGAGAAGCTTCTGCGATTTTATTAGCAGTAACTCTTGCAatagaaagataatatcaaGAATGTCATTTTGAATCTGACTCTGCCGTCCTCACTCAAGCTATTAAAGCACCTCAGAAGATCTGGAAATGAAGCAGCAAATTGTTTAGCAAAGTTTGTTGTTTCTAATTCCCTTCCATGTAATTGCTTGTCTAATATTCCTAGAAACCTGCTCCATCTTTGTATTAAAGATTATTCATTTAATGCATAAGAAGTTTCACCTAGTTGcaaaaaaaaacagagaaaattttttatcaacgCAAACGACAACTACAAACCATAAACGAGAACACAGTGAGAGACATTGGtcaacaataaaaatataaatatagatataaaaactggaaaaaaaaaatcctcgcAGACGAAAAGCCAAGTGCCAAGCGTCGACTAACTCTAGTACTCTACATTACCAAAACGGCAACAAAGAGACCAGCAGCCACAGTTCCAGAAATAGCAAATCTGTGTGAAAAGGCGCTGTTTTCAGCCGGTGAAGGAGCTTCAGAAGGCGGCGCCGAGATTGTGGAGGGAGCAGGAGAAGACGTTACTGGAGGAGGAGAAGACTCTGGAGTACTAGTAGGagtaggaggaggaggaggaggagattcTGGAGAAGAAGACTTCGGTGGAGTGCTACTCTTTTCAGGAGTAGAAGCAGGAGCAGCGGAGATAGGTGGCTGAGAATGAGGAGCAGCAGCTGGTTCCGGAGTTGAAGTCGATGACGGCGGAGATTTAACAGGAGAAGGTGTAGGTGATGATGCAGGAGGTTGCGCTAACGCAGAGGTCATGATAATCGCCATTATCATCAATGCGACAGCGCTGGAGCGAGCCATTCTCAAAGAGCGCAAAAGTTACGGAGACTACTAGAACTTGTGCACTGAACACACGCAGTCAGCTTGACGCTGGAGGAGGAGAGCgaagaaggggtatttatagAGTGTTTCCGCTGAAAGATTTCGTAGTTAATACGTTATTTGTTCACCGTTGGATTAGCTAGAACATGTTGAACACGACTGTCATCTAATGGTGAGTATTAagtct
This region of Manihot esculenta cultivar AM560-2 chromosome 10, M.esculenta_v8, whole genome shotgun sequence genomic DNA includes:
- the LOC110624275 gene encoding lysine-rich arabinogalactan protein 19, which produces MARSSAVALMIMAIIMTSALAQPPASSPTPSPVKSPPSSTSTPEPAAAPHSQPPISAAPASTPEKSSTPPKSSSPESPPPPPPTPTSTPESSPPPVTSSPAPSTISAPPSEAPSPAENSAFSHRFAISGTVAAGLFVAVLVM